One Cucurbita pepo subsp. pepo cultivar mu-cu-16 chromosome LG11, ASM280686v2, whole genome shotgun sequence DNA window includes the following coding sequences:
- the LOC111806043 gene encoding U-box domain-containing protein 4-like: MGTENPVNFAYMGRSFDDLTNGDTSGAFSDCNSDRSGEFPMASSQSRRLLISCASDNSDELIQQLVLDLESCSVDEQKQAAMEIRLLAKNKPENRLRIAKAGAVRPLISLISCTDPQLQEYGVTAILNLSLNDENKELIAASGAIKPLVRALMSGTSTAKENAACALLRLSQMEENKIAIGRSGAIPLLVNLLGNGGFRGKKDASTALYSLCSVKENKIRAVKAGIMRPLVELMADFGSNMVDKSAFVLSVLVSMSEARTALVDEGGIPVLVELVEDGTQRQKEIAAVILLQICEESVLYRTMVAREGAIPPLVALSQSGTNRAKQKAEKLIELLRQPRSGNYAATTSNVSV; this comes from the exons ATGGGGACGGAGAATCCCGTCAATTTTGCTTACATGGGGCGGAGCTTTGATGATCTCACCAACGGCGATACTTCTGGGGCTTTTAGCGACTGTAACAGCGATAGATCCGGGGAGTTCCCGATGGCGTCGTCCCAGAGTCGCCGCCTTTTGATTTCTTGTGCTTCTGATAACTCCGACGAGCTAATTCAGCAGCTTGTGTTGGACCTCGAGTCCTGTTCGGTTGACGAGCAGAAACAGGCGGCCATGGAGATCAGACTCCTCGCCAAGAACAAACCCGAGAATCGATTAAGGATCGCGAAAGCCGGTGCGGTGAGGCCGTTGATTTCGCTGATATCGTGTACGGATCCTCAGCTTCAAGAGTACGGCGTGACGGCGATTTTGAATCTGTCGCTGAACGACGAGAACAAGGAGCTGATAGCAGCGTCTGGTGCGATTAAGCCTCTGGTTAGAGCTCTCATGTCCGGAACTTCAACGGCGAAGGAGAACGCCGCTTGTGCTTTACTGCGGCTTTCGCAAATGGAAGAGAACAAGATAGCAATCGGACGGTCAGGAGCGATTCCACTTCTGGTGAATCTATTGGGCAACGGTGGCTTTCGCGGAAAGAAGGATGCATCGACGGCTCTGTATTCGCTGTGCTCGGTTAAGGAGAACAAAATCAGAGCGGTGAAAGCAGGAATCATGAGGCCGCTAGTGGAATTGATGGCCGATTTCGGGTCAAACATGGTGGACAAGTCAGCGTTCGTGTTGAGCGTGTTGGTATCGATGTCGGAGGCAAGAACGGCTCTGGTAGACGAGGGCGGAATCCCAGTACTGGTGGAATTAGTGGAGGACGGAACGCAGCGGCAGAAGGAGATCGCGGCGGTGATTTTGCTGCAGATTTGCGAGGAAAGTGTCCTTTACCGTACAATGGTAGCTCGTGAAGGAGCAATTCCACCGCTAGTCGCCTTGTCACAGTCTGGCACGAATCGCGCCAAGCAAAAG GCGGAGAAACTGATAGAGCTGCTACGGCAACCGAGATCCGGCAACTACGCTGCCACCACCTCAAATGTGTCTGTCTAA
- the LOC111805917 gene encoding strigolactone esterase RMS3 gives MVNNALLDAFNVRVLGTGDRVLVLAHGFGTDQSAWQLVYPSFTPYYRVILYDLVCAGSVNPDHFDFSRYTTLDAFVDDLISILDSLDVQRCAFVGHSVSAMVGILASIRRPELFTKLVLIGASPRFLNDGDYHGGFEQSEIDRVFAAMKANYQAWVNGFAPLAVGADVPAAVQEFSRTLFNMRPDISLFVSKVIFSSDLRGVLGLVKVPCCILQTAQDVSVPASVAIYLRDHLGGRNTVEMLDTEGHLPHLSAPQLLVRKLRRALAR, from the exons ATGGTTAACAACGCCCTTCTGGATGCCTTCAATGTCCGTGTCCTGGGCACCGGCGACCGCGTCCTTGTCCTCGCCCATGGCTTCGGCACCGATCAGTCCGCTTGGCAGCTGGTTTACCCCTCCTTCACTCCCTACTACCGCGTCATCCTCTACGACCTTGTCTGCGCCGGCAGCGTCAACCCCGACCACTTTGATTTCTCCCGCTACACCACCCTCGACGCCTTCGTCGACGATCTCATCTCCATCCTCGATTCCCTCGACGTCCAACGTTGCGCCTTCGTCGGCCACTCCGTCTCCGCCATGGTCGGCATCCTCGCCTCCATCCGCCGCCCTGAACTCTTCACTAAGCTCGTCCTAATCGGCGCCTCCCCAAG GTTCCTCAACGACGGCGACTACCATGGTGGGTTCGAGCAGAGCGAGATTGACCGGGTCTTCGCCGCAATGAAGGCCAATTACCAAGCCTGGGTCAACGGCTTCGCCCCTCTCGCCGTCGGTGCCGATGTTCCCGCCGCCGTCCAGGAATTCAGCCGAACGCTCTTCAACATGAGGCCTGACATTTCCCTCTTCGTCTCCAAGGTCATCTTCAGCAGCGATCTCCGGGGAGTCCTCGGCCTCGTCAAAGTCCCCTGTTGCATACTTCAAACCGCCCAAGACGTGTCCGTTCCAGCCTCTGTTGCCATCTACCTGAGAGACCACCTCGGCGGCCGGAACACCGTGGAGATGCTGGACACCGAAGGCCACCTGCCCCATCTCAGTGCCCCTCAGCTACTCGTCCGCAAACTCCGGCGTGCCCTTGCTCGGTGA